A window of the Bdellovibrio sp. ZAP7 genome harbors these coding sequences:
- a CDS encoding DUF2239 family protein has protein sequence MEPRMDRTCTAFAGTKMVASGDVLQVALKVKKYLKDDGKENVLIFDDITSAPVELDLRGTVEAVTKRFESLVEPEDKKAGPGRPKLGVVSKEVTLLPQHWEWLALQPGGASVTLRKLIEEAKKKNFAKDQIRQAQDAVYKFMHAMAGDLPNYEEALRAMYAYDTKKFKKMIADWPKDIQEHILKVGREALANVK, from the coding sequence ATGGAACCAAGAATGGATCGTACTTGCACAGCGTTTGCTGGGACTAAGATGGTGGCTTCCGGTGACGTGCTTCAAGTCGCTTTGAAAGTAAAAAAATATTTAAAAGACGATGGTAAAGAAAACGTTCTGATCTTTGATGATATCACCAGCGCCCCCGTGGAATTGGATTTGCGTGGGACCGTGGAAGCGGTGACTAAAAGGTTCGAATCTTTAGTGGAACCGGAAGATAAAAAAGCCGGCCCGGGGCGTCCCAAACTTGGTGTTGTCTCAAAGGAAGTAACACTGCTTCCGCAACACTGGGAATGGTTGGCGTTACAGCCGGGTGGAGCATCAGTGACCTTGCGTAAACTGATTGAAGAGGCGAAAAAGAAAAACTTCGCCAAAGATCAAATCCGTCAGGCACAGGATGCTGTTTACAAATTCATGCACGCGATGGCCGGGGATCTGCCGAATTACGAAGAAGCCCTGCGCGCGATGTACGCCTACGATACTAAAAAGTTTAAAAAGATGATCGCCGATTGGCCCAAGGACATTCAAGAACATATTCTGAAAGTCGGCCGCGAAGCCCTGGCCAACGTGAAATAA
- a CDS encoding MFS transporter: protein MLFEYNPGNINSINRIERFKMESTSVSPGVSKASTLKFTTQQKIVVGLLAFLQFTIILDFMILSPLGAVLMPALNITAAQFGTVVSAYAISAAISGLLAAGFADKFDRKKLLMFFYVGFIAGTLFCGLAPNYHALLAARIVTGLFGGVIGSIVLAITTDIFPLHQRGRVMGLLQTSFAASQILGLPAGLFLSNHWGWHAPFLMIVAASAIAGIFIWIHMPAVTEHLALQSDKKAFVHLLHTVQKPRYLLAFVTTAILSIGGFMLMPFASAFTVHNMGIDYGSLPMIYLVTGFASILIGPLVGKISDTIGGYNTFIFGSLVSIVMVLIYTHLGITPLPVVMLVNSLMFVGIFSRMIPSQTLMSAIPEVASRGSFMSVSASLQQMAGGLGAIIAGVIVVQDSTGALVHYDIIGYVMTGLSVTALILMYFIDRDVKEILRAEA from the coding sequence TTGCTTTTTGAATATAACCCGGGTAATATTAATTCCATCAACCGCATTGAAAGGTTCAAGATGGAATCCACGTCTGTATCACCGGGGGTCTCAAAGGCCAGCACTTTAAAGTTTACGACTCAGCAAAAGATTGTTGTGGGGCTTTTAGCTTTTCTGCAATTCACAATCATTCTGGATTTTATGATTCTGTCTCCGCTAGGGGCAGTGTTGATGCCAGCTTTGAATATCACAGCCGCACAGTTTGGTACCGTGGTGTCAGCCTATGCAATCAGTGCGGCGATCTCGGGACTTTTGGCAGCGGGCTTTGCCGATAAATTTGACCGTAAAAAATTGCTGATGTTCTTTTATGTCGGATTTATTGCAGGGACTTTGTTCTGTGGGCTTGCTCCCAACTATCATGCGCTTTTAGCAGCCCGAATCGTCACGGGACTTTTTGGGGGAGTGATTGGCTCCATTGTCTTGGCCATCACCACAGATATCTTTCCGTTACACCAACGCGGGCGAGTGATGGGACTTTTGCAAACTTCGTTTGCTGCCAGTCAGATTTTGGGTTTACCAGCAGGTTTGTTTTTATCCAATCACTGGGGATGGCATGCGCCGTTTTTGATGATCGTTGCGGCAAGTGCGATCGCCGGAATTTTTATCTGGATCCATATGCCAGCAGTGACGGAGCACTTGGCTTTGCAGTCTGATAAGAAAGCTTTTGTGCATTTGCTCCATACGGTGCAAAAGCCCCGTTATTTGCTGGCGTTTGTGACCACTGCGATTCTTTCCATCGGTGGCTTTATGCTGATGCCTTTTGCGAGCGCCTTTACGGTTCATAATATGGGAATCGATTATGGCAGCTTGCCAATGATTTATCTGGTGACGGGATTTGCTTCTATCCTGATTGGTCCCTTGGTTGGTAAAATCAGCGATACCATTGGCGGCTATAACACCTTTATCTTTGGCAGTTTGGTCAGTATCGTGATGGTTTTGATTTATACGCATTTGGGTATTACGCCATTGCCGGTCGTGATGCTGGTGAACTCGTTGATGTTCGTGGGGATCTTTTCGCGCATGATCCCGTCTCAAACACTGATGTCTGCGATTCCTGAGGTCGCCAGTCGCGGTTCGTTCATGTCGGTGAGTGCCTCCCTGCAACAAATGGCAGGTGGCCTTGGAGCTATTATCGCTGGTGTGATCGTTGTCCAAGACAGCACGGGCGCACTGGTTCACTACGATATTATCGGCTATGTGATGACGGGCTTGTCCGTGACAGCTTTGATTTTGATGTACTTCATTGATCGCGATGTAAAAGAGATTTTACGCGCGGAAGCATAG
- a CDS encoding S1 RNA-binding domain-containing protein produces MSKKDIFGDDIETGKSFEDFESMFAQSEAGGFKTRVSVGDKINGEILSIGKEESFVSTGTPVDGMIFTRDLLDENKEVKYHVGDMIECVVISVKGGEVRLAKKGAMGATTDTLEDAYDMELPVTGTVTEVVNGGLRVNVQGKTAFCPISQIDSRFVTDASEYVGKKFDFLITQFDKRNVVVSRRKLLDMQKVENEGAFMQKVQVGAILEGRITRLEKFGAFVELEAGVEGLIHLSELTWSRVHSPQEVVSAGQTVTVKLLKMEEVDGKLKLSLSMKQADGDGNPWNSVPAKFPVGTIVNGKVEKKETYGLFVNIAPGVTGLLPKSKWRDHVDGAQFENKKRGDDIAVQIDEIKFEEKKISLGVPGAGEDHSWRTHQPASGSGFGSLGDALKGLTIKPKK; encoded by the coding sequence ATGAGTAAAAAAGATATTTTTGGTGATGATATTGAGACAGGGAAATCTTTTGAAGATTTCGAGTCTATGTTTGCGCAATCTGAAGCTGGCGGCTTCAAAACGCGCGTAAGCGTTGGTGATAAGATCAATGGCGAAATTCTTTCGATTGGTAAAGAAGAGTCCTTCGTATCTACCGGCACTCCTGTTGATGGTATGATTTTCACTCGTGACCTTTTGGATGAAAACAAAGAAGTGAAATATCACGTGGGTGATATGATCGAATGTGTTGTCATTTCCGTAAAAGGTGGCGAAGTTCGTTTGGCTAAAAAAGGCGCGATGGGCGCAACCACAGATACTTTGGAAGACGCTTACGATATGGAGCTTCCGGTAACTGGAACTGTGACTGAAGTTGTTAACGGCGGTTTGCGTGTGAACGTTCAGGGTAAAACTGCTTTCTGCCCCATCTCTCAAATTGATTCTCGTTTCGTAACAGATGCTTCTGAGTACGTTGGTAAGAAATTTGATTTCTTGATCACTCAATTCGACAAACGCAACGTCGTGGTTTCTCGTCGTAAACTTTTGGATATGCAAAAAGTTGAAAACGAAGGTGCCTTTATGCAAAAGGTTCAAGTGGGCGCGATCCTTGAGGGTCGTATCACTCGTTTGGAAAAATTCGGTGCTTTCGTTGAGCTTGAAGCTGGTGTTGAAGGTTTGATCCACTTGTCTGAGCTGACTTGGTCACGCGTGCACAGCCCTCAAGAAGTTGTGTCGGCTGGTCAAACAGTGACAGTAAAACTTTTGAAAATGGAAGAAGTTGACGGCAAATTGAAACTCTCTTTGTCGATGAAGCAAGCGGACGGCGACGGCAATCCTTGGAATTCTGTTCCCGCAAAATTCCCGGTGGGCACTATTGTTAACGGAAAAGTTGAGAAAAAAGAAACTTACGGTTTGTTCGTAAATATCGCTCCGGGTGTAACGGGTCTTTTGCCAAAATCAAAATGGCGTGACCACGTTGACGGCGCTCAGTTCGAAAACAAAAAACGCGGTGACGATATCGCGGTTCAAATCGACGAAATCAAATTCGAAGAAAAGAAAATCTCGTTAGGTGTTCCTGGTGCGGGTGAAGACCACTCATGGAGAACTCACCAGCCAGCTTCTGGTTCTGGCTTTGGCTCTTTAGGCGACGCTTTGAAGGGGTTGACGATCAAACCAAAGAAGTAG
- a CDS encoding vitamin B12-dependent ribonucleotide reductase: MKKQTLHSTSFFVPPGKNPENMFKWKKINCEIKNRKGEIFFEMKNVEAPEGWSQLAVEIAASKYFRKSGVPRTQHEKSVRQLVNRVVSAIAGSALKQGGYFKNKKEADIFKNELKYILLSQRAAFNSPVWFNAGLFEAYKINSPSEHYAWDAKKKSIQPTQNAYERPQCSACFIQSVDDSIDGIFELAKNEARLFKYGSGTGSNFSTLRSKYEALNSGGHSSGLISFLEVLDRGAGAIKSGGTTRRAAKMVVVDIDHPEVLDFIEWKMKEENKAKLLIEAGLSADFEGEAYKTVSGQNANNSVRVTDQFMKAVQNEKPWKLLARVSGKVVREVPSADVWKKINHAAWMCADPGIQFHDTINQWHTCPNSAEIRSSNPCSEYMFLDDSACNLASINLVKFLNADGSFDFESFIHTARTLFVAQEVLVDYSSYPTEKIAQNSHDYRPLGLGFANLGSLLMRKGIPYDSKEGRAWAGAISSLMTGVAYLTSAEMARAQGAFPGFKKNRAPMIQVMKMHEKALNAISWKDLPEGLDNAARNLWKAVVYNGSKFGFRNAQATVVAPTGTIGLLMDCDTTGIEPDFSLIKLKKLVGGGEIQIVNQSVTPALRVLDYDDTQIETIVKYISEHNTLEGCPEFKQEHLPVFDCANAAPGGRVLSPESHVTMMAAVQPFISGAISKTVNLPNSASEEDISRIYFLAWELGVKAVAIYRDGSKLSQPLNTKKKHTAASEGTPSKFTVKCPECGSDTVLTSGCYRCPNCGTTVGCA; encoded by the coding sequence ATGAAGAAACAAACTTTGCATAGCACTAGCTTCTTTGTTCCTCCCGGAAAAAATCCTGAAAACATGTTCAAGTGGAAAAAGATCAACTGCGAAATCAAGAATCGTAAGGGCGAGATATTTTTTGAAATGAAGAATGTGGAGGCGCCAGAAGGTTGGTCACAACTTGCGGTAGAAATTGCTGCCAGCAAATATTTTCGTAAATCGGGTGTGCCGCGCACTCAACATGAAAAATCTGTTCGTCAATTAGTTAACCGTGTGGTTTCGGCAATCGCGGGCTCCGCTCTAAAACAAGGCGGGTATTTCAAAAATAAAAAAGAAGCCGATATTTTTAAGAATGAATTGAAATACATTTTGCTTTCCCAACGAGCAGCTTTCAACAGCCCGGTATGGTTTAATGCGGGATTGTTTGAGGCTTATAAAATCAATTCACCCAGCGAGCATTATGCTTGGGACGCGAAAAAGAAATCCATTCAGCCGACCCAAAATGCTTATGAAAGACCGCAGTGTTCGGCATGCTTCATTCAAAGCGTCGATGACTCCATTGACGGAATTTTTGAACTCGCAAAAAACGAAGCACGTTTGTTTAAATATGGTTCCGGTACCGGCAGTAACTTTTCCACTTTGCGCAGTAAATACGAAGCATTGAATTCCGGGGGCCACAGCTCAGGTCTGATTTCCTTTTTGGAAGTTTTAGATCGCGGCGCAGGCGCCATCAAATCGGGTGGTACTACTCGCAGAGCTGCTAAAATGGTTGTCGTTGATATCGATCATCCTGAAGTTTTGGATTTCATTGAATGGAAAATGAAAGAAGAGAATAAGGCGAAGCTTTTGATTGAAGCGGGGCTCAGCGCAGATTTCGAAGGCGAAGCCTACAAGACGGTGTCTGGTCAAAACGCCAACAATTCAGTTCGCGTGACCGATCAATTCATGAAGGCCGTGCAGAATGAAAAGCCCTGGAAACTTCTGGCGCGAGTCAGTGGTAAAGTGGTTCGTGAAGTTCCTTCCGCTGACGTGTGGAAGAAAATCAACCACGCCGCGTGGATGTGTGCGGATCCAGGGATTCAGTTTCACGATACAATCAATCAGTGGCACACTTGTCCTAACAGTGCAGAGATTCGTTCCAGCAATCCGTGTTCGGAGTATATGTTCCTGGATGATTCGGCCTGCAATCTGGCTTCTATCAATCTGGTTAAATTCTTAAACGCCGACGGAAGTTTTGATTTTGAATCTTTCATTCACACGGCGCGAACTTTATTCGTGGCTCAGGAAGTCTTGGTCGACTATTCCAGCTACCCAACGGAAAAGATCGCGCAGAACTCCCATGATTACCGTCCTCTGGGTTTGGGTTTTGCGAATCTGGGAAGTCTGCTGATGAGAAAAGGCATTCCCTATGACAGTAAAGAGGGCCGCGCCTGGGCCGGGGCAATCAGCTCACTGATGACGGGAGTAGCCTATTTGACCAGTGCCGAGATGGCGCGGGCTCAAGGAGCTTTCCCTGGTTTTAAAAAAAATCGTGCGCCGATGATACAAGTCATGAAGATGCACGAAAAAGCCTTGAACGCGATTTCTTGGAAAGATCTTCCAGAGGGACTCGACAATGCCGCCCGGAATTTATGGAAGGCCGTAGTATACAATGGCAGCAAATTTGGATTCCGAAATGCTCAAGCAACTGTGGTGGCGCCAACTGGAACCATTGGCTTATTAATGGATTGTGATACCACCGGTATCGAACCCGATTTTTCATTGATCAAACTTAAAAAACTGGTCGGCGGCGGAGAGATTCAGATAGTAAATCAATCTGTGACTCCCGCATTGCGAGTCCTGGATTACGACGACACGCAAATTGAAACCATCGTGAAGTATATCTCCGAGCATAATACGCTTGAGGGCTGCCCTGAATTTAAGCAGGAGCATTTGCCAGTCTTTGACTGTGCCAATGCGGCCCCTGGTGGCCGAGTTCTATCGCCTGAAAGTCATGTGACGATGATGGCTGCTGTGCAGCCATTTATAAGCGGTGCCATTTCAAAAACTGTCAACTTGCCGAACTCAGCCAGCGAGGAAGATATCAGTCGCATTTATTTCCTAGCCTGGGAGTTGGGTGTAAAAGCTGTGGCGATCTATCGCGACGGCAGCAAGTTGAGCCAGCCTTTAAATACCAAGAAAAAACACACGGCGGCCTCTGAGGGAACGCCTTCAAAGTTTACTGTGAAGTGTCCAGAGTGTGGCAGTGACACAGTGCTGACGAGTGGTTGCTATCGTTGTCCCAATTGCGGGACGACGGTGGGCTGCGCTTGA